In Acaryochloris marina S15, a single genomic region encodes these proteins:
- a CDS encoding VOC family protein, translating into MKGHHLSIRTGDIHRAISFYQTLDFDVIERFTTGYTLGCWLEGPIGRLELIQIPDPKPPADAFGDEGYVGYYHLSIDVTDDLSADQTLSTWLEQWRERLKAVSITLKVLLYPMPQTIGKHTYHVAFAADADGLPLEILHNLGSTSALESLT; encoded by the coding sequence ATGAAGGGGCATCATCTGTCGATTCGGACCGGGGATATCCACCGGGCAATCTCGTTCTACCAGACCCTAGACTTTGACGTTATCGAACGCTTTACAACTGGGTATACTCTGGGATGTTGGTTGGAGGGTCCTATCGGCAGACTAGAACTAATTCAAATCCCAGATCCTAAACCGCCAGCGGATGCCTTTGGCGACGAGGGTTACGTAGGCTATTATCATTTATCGATAGATGTCACAGATGACCTGTCGGCAGACCAAACCTTATCGACCTGGCTTGAACAATGGCGAGAACGGCTCAAAGCAGTCTCAATCACCTTAAAAGTATTGCTTTATCCCATGCCACAAACGATTGGCAAGCATACATATCATGTGGCCTTTGCCGCGGATGCGGATGGCTTACCGTTAGAAATTCTCCATAATCTCGGTTCAACATCTGCACTAGAGAGCTTGACTTAA
- a CDS encoding TIGR02652 family protein has translation MTHVSMHYPIFGPETLCPHCRQMMTALTLTDTYLCQRHGAFEADPKTEDLVHLQSGRHWRLWDGQWYRQHTHPDGIRFEIHEALDRLYTEGYRATKVIIAQRYQILINTYLEHSPWSDKPQSGRPRLYGLPVEFSPDSEDDPRWQVINFDLDKEPGIPSNSPHFRLFD, from the coding sequence ATGACACATGTCAGCATGCACTATCCGATTTTTGGGCCTGAGACACTCTGTCCCCATTGCCGACAAATGATGACCGCATTGACCTTAACGGATACCTATCTTTGCCAACGTCACGGGGCATTTGAAGCTGATCCCAAGACTGAAGATTTAGTCCACCTCCAATCTGGACGTCATTGGCGATTATGGGATGGGCAATGGTACCGCCAACATACCCATCCTGATGGCATCCGCTTCGAAATTCATGAAGCGCTAGATCGCCTCTATACCGAAGGGTATCGCGCGACCAAAGTGATTATTGCCCAACGCTATCAGATCTTGATCAACACTTATTTAGAACATTCTCCCTGGTCAGACAAACCCCAGTCAGGGCGTCCACGCTTATATGGGCTACCCGTAGAATTCAGCCCTGACTCTGAGGATGATCCTCGCTGGCAAGTGATTAATTTCGATCTCGATAAGGAACCTGGAATTCCCAGTAATTCTCCTCATTTCCGCCTATTTGATTAA
- a CDS encoding gamma carbonic anhydrase family protein yields the protein MTLDVSSPQYWPPPDLSLAAFVADNATVIGNIHLHREASIWYGAVLRGDVERIEIGEYTNIQDGAILHGDPGQPTILEDYVTVGHRAVIHSAHIERGTLIGIGAIILNGVHIGTGSIIGAGAVVSKSVPPRSLWVGVPAKPLREMSEAESEDLMDHARHYQKLALVHANRGTDLGFKTIKS from the coding sequence ATGACCTTGGATGTATCCAGTCCCCAATATTGGCCACCCCCGGATCTTTCCTTGGCGGCGTTTGTGGCAGATAATGCCACGGTGATCGGCAATATTCACCTTCATCGAGAGGCCAGCATTTGGTATGGTGCGGTGCTGCGGGGGGATGTCGAGCGCATTGAAATTGGCGAATATACCAACATTCAGGATGGCGCCATTCTTCATGGTGATCCGGGACAGCCGACGATTTTAGAAGATTATGTGACCGTGGGGCATCGAGCCGTGATTCACTCAGCGCATATTGAGCGAGGCACATTGATTGGTATTGGGGCCATTATTCTCAATGGAGTACACATTGGCACTGGCAGCATTATTGGGGCTGGGGCAGTGGTGTCTAAGTCGGTTCCCCCTCGTTCCCTATGGGTGGGAGTGCCTGCAAAGCCTTTGCGGGAGATGAGTGAAGCGGAATCCGAGGATTTGATGGATCATGCTCGCCACTATCAAAAACTGGCTTTAGTCCATGCCAATCGAGGGACTGATTTGGGTTTCAAAACGATTAAAAGCTAA
- a CDS encoding photosystem II protein Y: MSMDVRLLIVLAPVAVAGGWALFRIFPAAIEQWQGMNK; the protein is encoded by the coding sequence TTGAGCATGGATGTTCGTTTATTAATTGTTTTAGCTCCTGTCGCTGTTGCTGGTGGTTGGGCTTTATTTAGAATTTTCCCCGCTGCTATCGAGCAATGGCAAGGCATGAACAAGTAA
- a CDS encoding ComEA family DNA-binding protein — translation MLNRLVQWTQQQGPLRAQILADPYYRFQSLAEVALAAELGVSIDVNQASVDDWLRLPGLSIHQARQLVQLTQNGVQFYAIEDVAAALSQPVQRMQPLAAVMQFCYYDQESLALAPAFNLNAASVEQLMTIPEMTPSLARNVIRDRIAHGPFHNLADLQRRLNLSGETTQILLPYLRC, via the coding sequence ATGCTCAACCGCCTCGTGCAGTGGACTCAACAGCAAGGACCGCTACGGGCTCAGATTTTGGCTGACCCCTATTATCGGTTTCAGTCCTTGGCAGAAGTTGCTTTGGCCGCTGAGCTGGGCGTCAGCATTGACGTTAATCAAGCCAGTGTCGATGATTGGCTGCGCTTGCCAGGACTGTCCATTCACCAGGCCCGCCAGCTCGTGCAATTAACCCAGAATGGCGTCCAATTTTACGCCATTGAAGATGTGGCAGCTGCCCTATCCCAGCCTGTCCAGCGGATGCAGCCTCTAGCAGCAGTGATGCAGTTTTGCTACTACGACCAGGAGAGCCTTGCCTTAGCCCCCGCCTTTAACTTAAACGCAGCTTCTGTAGAACAGCTGATGACGATACCGGAGATGACACCGAGTCTGGCGCGAAACGTTATTCGCGATCGCATTGCCCACGGTCCCTTTCACAACCTGGCGGATCTACAACGACGCCTGAATTTATCGGGGGAGACCACTCAAATATTACTGCCCTATCTGAGATGTTAG
- a CDS encoding SHOCT domain-containing protein encodes MTLDSTPSGLALPRPKNRIVAIVLALAGLLLPGLHKLYLGQTRWGLVYLLPGIFWATLPIATLTRVASLCDAVIYLTQGDDRFHQAFNPAWPQPTQPTLEPAQMNAIADSLRQLESLRQEGLVTDYEFEQQRRQLLG; translated from the coding sequence ATGACTCTTGACTCGACTCCATCGGGTCTCGCCTTACCGAGACCAAAGAATCGTATCGTTGCCATTGTCCTAGCCCTTGCAGGGTTACTCTTGCCAGGTCTGCATAAGCTCTATTTAGGCCAAACTCGCTGGGGCTTGGTGTATCTGCTGCCTGGTATCTTTTGGGCCACCTTACCGATTGCCACCCTGACTCGGGTAGCCAGTCTATGTGATGCCGTGATTTATTTAACCCAAGGGGATGATCGGTTTCACCAAGCCTTTAATCCGGCCTGGCCTCAACCCACTCAACCGACCCTGGAACCGGCACAGATGAATGCGATCGCAGATTCGCTACGCCAGCTCGAAAGCCTCCGCCAAGAGGGACTAGTGACAGACTACGAATTTGAGCAACAGCGACGACAGCTCTTAGGTTAG
- the lipA gene encoding lipoyl synthase: MVVKPNWLRVKAPQWERVGSVKDILRDLNLNTVCEEASCPNIGECFHHGTATFLIMGPACTRACPYCDIDFEKKPVALDPTEPQRLAEAVRRMDLNHVVITSVNRDDLPDGGASQFIRCIEQIRVLSPQTTIEVLIPDLCGNWDALEAILQAAPEVINHNTETIPRLYKRVRPQGEYQRTLELLMRSRQLAPWVYTKSGIMVGLGETDAEVQEVMADLRQVDCDILTIGQYLQPTAKHLGVQDFVHPDQFAKWQALGEEMGFLQIVSSPLTRSSYHAEQVQALMEKYPRSKP, encoded by the coding sequence GTGGTTGTTAAGCCCAATTGGTTACGAGTGAAAGCCCCGCAATGGGAGCGCGTGGGCAGTGTCAAAGATATTTTGCGGGATCTGAACCTGAATACGGTTTGTGAAGAAGCCTCTTGCCCCAATATTGGCGAGTGTTTCCACCACGGCACGGCCACATTCTTAATTATGGGACCAGCCTGTACTCGGGCTTGCCCTTACTGCGATATCGATTTTGAGAAAAAGCCTGTGGCCCTTGACCCCACAGAGCCACAACGCTTGGCAGAAGCTGTGCGTCGGATGGATCTCAATCATGTGGTGATTACCTCTGTGAATCGCGATGATTTGCCCGATGGCGGGGCCTCACAGTTTATTCGCTGCATTGAGCAGATTCGAGTCCTGTCGCCCCAGACCACCATTGAAGTGTTGATTCCTGACTTATGTGGCAACTGGGACGCCCTAGAGGCCATCCTGCAAGCAGCGCCTGAGGTGATCAACCACAATACGGAAACCATACCGCGCCTGTATAAACGGGTTCGACCCCAAGGGGAATATCAGCGGACCTTGGAATTGCTGATGCGATCGCGCCAGCTCGCCCCTTGGGTTTATACAAAATCCGGCATCATGGTGGGTCTAGGCGAAACAGATGCTGAAGTTCAGGAGGTCATGGCTGATTTACGCCAAGTCGATTGCGATATCCTCACCATCGGTCAATATTTGCAGCCCACGGCTAAACATTTAGGCGTACAGGACTTCGTCCATCCCGATCAATTTGCTAAATGGCAAGCTCTGGGTGAAGAGATGGGCTTTTTGCAGATTGTTTCCTCTCCCCTTACCCGCAGTTCGTATCATGCCGAGCAGGTCCAAGCCTTAATGGAAAAATATCCTCGTTCTAAACCTTGA
- a CDS encoding Ycf66 family protein — protein MGNPVYAERRIWAMLSLALVLIVGLGSVGLYLTAYVYPEIHRKTDVWWSGTGLFYALILLIYRRPVGLLLGHTASVVLLVWLSYQALQRRWAMVEANPAQPDDGTWGAKARKLSDQVLAKITSLDWQGLWEKMGMQADDGTSEKSILPPAIKQRLDLSGLGEKLKGMISGKQTAEADTPTETVQPTEMSTPTVESPAATIAETISEVTSQPGAATAESISEVTSPPAPVTESTPPVAEPAAKDSQLEERVAATPVMVETPATPEIESPIPDAPTERSAQSEEEAEPAAQVEVVSEAPITVEPDANKSELAAELDQVISDLSPEGQDATPNLPQPPDPLG, from the coding sequence ATGGGGAATCCTGTTTATGCTGAACGGAGAATCTGGGCCATGCTTTCCTTAGCCTTAGTGTTGATCGTGGGTTTAGGCAGTGTTGGGCTGTATTTAACAGCCTACGTCTATCCAGAAATTCACCGCAAAACCGATGTCTGGTGGAGCGGTACGGGGCTTTTTTATGCTTTAATCCTGTTGATCTATCGCCGTCCTGTCGGCCTGTTGCTGGGGCATACGGCGAGTGTCGTCTTGTTGGTTTGGCTTAGCTACCAAGCATTACAGCGTCGATGGGCCATGGTAGAGGCTAATCCAGCGCAGCCAGACGATGGAACGTGGGGTGCTAAAGCCAGAAAGCTATCCGATCAGGTCCTTGCCAAGATTACTAGCCTGGATTGGCAAGGATTATGGGAAAAGATGGGCATGCAAGCGGATGACGGGACATCTGAAAAGTCAATTTTGCCCCCTGCCATCAAACAGCGTTTAGACCTATCAGGTCTAGGAGAAAAACTTAAAGGTATGATCAGTGGCAAGCAGACTGCTGAGGCTGATACACCCACTGAGACGGTCCAGCCTACTGAGATGAGTACACCTACAGTAGAGTCTCCTGCTGCAACAATAGCTGAGACCATATCAGAAGTAACGTCACAACCGGGTGCAGCTACGGCTGAATCTATATCAGAAGTAACATCACCACCTGCTCCAGTGACTGAGTCTACTCCACCCGTTGCAGAGCCTGCGGCTAAGGATTCCCAACTTGAAGAACGAGTTGCTGCGACACCCGTGATGGTTGAAACACCTGCGACACCAGAAATAGAATCGCCTATCCCTGACGCCCCGACAGAGCGTTCAGCCCAGTCAGAAGAGGAGGCAGAGCCTGCTGCTCAGGTAGAGGTTGTTTCAGAAGCCCCAATAACTGTAGAACCCGATGCCAACAAATCTGAACTAGCGGCTGAGCTGGACCAAGTCATCTCTGACTTGTCTCCAGAAGGACAAGATGCTACTCCGAATCTACCTCAACCCCCTGATCCATTGGGGTAA
- a CDS encoding ABC transporter ATP-binding protein, producing MKKFLKQFLYILADQKAMLFVLLAAVLGNAVIETLGIGLIGPFIAFASDPELVEKTIVIGQIYDWLNFESRERFIAVLALFIIIVFYVKSFLNFVIRRYIFNFVYQYQGKLRIRLLSAYMQMPYTFHLKNNSAFMIQSIMNHTVSFCNGILLEMLNSFVSLTIITFLSILLIYTSPIATIVIGLILFVVFAIILRLKNTLARWGKTIAQSQAEMIRVVNHSLGSVKETKVIGCESFFLDQLDTQAQLYSTSLSDFMSFNQIPRITIEAMIMTFILGFISFSILTNQDFQGLISTLGIFAVVSIRLMPLATQLSKGLSVLRSSTFVLEKLYHDLKELENYQALIAPSTDVVPQLKSAELNGSLELPQLEFEKEILFDKISFQYEGAKNPSLNQIQLRIKKGESIALIGKSGAGKTTLVDVLLGLLTPTGGDIKVDGQSVYHDLRAWQNLLGYIPQSIFLIDDTLERNIALGVPDHLIDETRLNRAIELAQLSELVQELPDGVKTNLGERGANLSGGQRQRVGIARALYHEREILVLDEATSALDNETEALVSEAIRSLSDSKTMIIIAHRLTTVEHCNCIHLMKNGQIIQSGTYEEVVLAADD from the coding sequence ATGAAAAAGTTCTTGAAGCAATTTCTATATATTTTAGCTGACCAGAAAGCAATGTTATTTGTCTTGCTGGCTGCTGTTTTAGGAAATGCTGTAATAGAAACCTTAGGTATTGGCCTGATTGGCCCTTTTATTGCTTTTGCGAGTGATCCCGAGTTAGTAGAGAAAACCATCGTTATTGGCCAAATCTATGACTGGTTGAACTTTGAATCTAGGGAAAGGTTTATTGCGGTTCTGGCCTTATTTATTATTATTGTTTTTTATGTCAAGTCTTTTCTTAATTTCGTTATTCGGCGCTATATTTTTAACTTTGTTTATCAATACCAAGGTAAGCTGCGGATTCGATTATTAAGTGCGTATATGCAAATGCCATATACATTCCACTTAAAAAATAATTCTGCTTTTATGATTCAAAGCATCATGAATCATACGGTTAGTTTTTGTAATGGCATCTTGCTAGAGATGCTGAATTCTTTTGTCAGCTTAACCATTATTACCTTTCTGAGTATATTGCTGATTTATACCAGCCCCATTGCGACAATCGTAATTGGACTGATTTTATTCGTCGTTTTTGCCATTATCTTACGATTGAAAAACACCCTTGCTCGATGGGGTAAAACGATTGCTCAGTCTCAGGCAGAGATGATTCGAGTGGTTAACCATAGCTTGGGGTCTGTGAAAGAGACGAAAGTGATTGGGTGCGAGTCCTTCTTTTTAGATCAACTCGATACTCAAGCCCAGCTCTATTCCACCTCTCTTAGCGATTTCATGTCCTTCAATCAAATTCCACGCATTACGATTGAAGCCATGATTATGACCTTTATCTTAGGTTTTATCTCTTTTTCGATCTTAACGAATCAAGATTTTCAAGGATTAATTTCCACATTAGGTATCTTTGCGGTCGTATCAATACGACTGATGCCTTTAGCAACACAACTCAGCAAGGGCTTAAGCGTTTTAAGAAGTTCAACATTTGTATTGGAAAAGCTATATCACGATCTCAAAGAACTTGAAAATTATCAAGCACTTATTGCCCCTTCCACTGATGTTGTCCCTCAACTCAAGTCGGCAGAATTGAATGGTAGTCTTGAGCTGCCTCAGTTGGAGTTTGAGAAGGAGATTTTATTTGATAAAATTTCCTTCCAGTATGAAGGTGCTAAAAACCCTTCTCTAAATCAGATTCAACTTCGCATCAAGAAAGGAGAATCCATCGCCCTGATTGGTAAATCGGGCGCAGGAAAAACGACCCTGGTCGATGTGCTTTTAGGGCTGCTGACACCCACTGGTGGAGATATTAAAGTCGATGGCCAATCGGTTTACCACGATTTGAGAGCTTGGCAAAATTTATTGGGATATATTCCCCAATCTATCTTTTTAATTGATGACACCTTAGAACGAAATATTGCCCTTGGCGTTCCCGATCACCTGATTGATGAGACTCGATTAAACCGGGCCATTGAGTTAGCACAGTTGTCGGAGCTAGTGCAGGAGCTTCCTGATGGTGTCAAAACCAATCTAGGAGAGCGTGGAGCCAATTTATCCGGAGGACAACGACAACGGGTTGGTATTGCCCGGGCCTTGTATCATGAGCGGGAAATTTTAGTGTTGGATGAAGCGACCTCTGCCCTTGACAATGAGACAGAAGCCTTAGTGTCAGAAGCGATTCGCTCCCTGAGTGACTCGAAGACGATGATTATCATTGCCCATCGTTTAACAACGGTGGAGCATTGTAATTGCATTCATCTCATGAAGAATGGCCAAATTATCCAATCTGGAACCTATGAAGAGGTGGTCTTGGCTGCTGATGATTAA
- a CDS encoding S-layer homology domain-containing protein, whose translation MKIVAKKPAFRSLLSLSLLSGWLLIGGCNQANQESTQSADEVAELKSKLQDLEAENKDLKEQQDEIGLGSDPLKEAKPVSEIVAKTSEDNPESASPIQSETNRPAAVAFNDIADLPTQPLLADLIKLEIFSATDDQNFQPYDPISRGEYMIWLFKAHNTISRPAQKIRLAPTFDPEFTDIDAKHPAFKVVQALANAGYSVGYDDKTFKPDQPITREEMISIKVGLDKGKSIKPVRVSLLRSAWKFSDLADIDKRHSGYIYNDLFAKGPKGSNIERAFGKIGTFKPKQAAKRHEAAATLWQIGRETAPKALERQEKELS comes from the coding sequence ATGAAGATCGTTGCCAAGAAACCTGCATTCCGTTCCTTATTAAGTCTTTCCCTACTGAGTGGATGGCTATTGATAGGTGGATGTAACCAGGCCAACCAAGAATCCACCCAATCTGCAGATGAAGTCGCTGAGTTAAAGTCCAAATTACAAGACCTTGAGGCCGAAAATAAAGATCTCAAAGAACAACAGGATGAAATCGGCCTCGGCTCAGATCCCCTCAAAGAGGCTAAGCCCGTTTCAGAGATAGTAGCCAAAACATCAGAAGACAACCCAGAGAGTGCCTCTCCTATACAGTCGGAGACGAACCGGCCCGCTGCCGTCGCCTTTAACGATATCGCCGATTTACCCACCCAGCCGCTCCTGGCTGATCTAATCAAACTAGAGATATTTTCAGCGACCGACGATCAAAACTTTCAGCCCTACGATCCCATTTCTCGGGGTGAATATATGATCTGGCTGTTCAAGGCCCACAACACCATCAGTCGCCCAGCCCAAAAGATCCGTTTGGCCCCTACTTTTGACCCAGAGTTTACAGATATTGATGCCAAACATCCCGCATTTAAAGTTGTTCAAGCTTTAGCCAATGCAGGCTATTCAGTGGGCTATGACGATAAAACCTTCAAACCCGATCAGCCCATTACCCGCGAAGAGATGATCAGCATTAAAGTTGGCTTGGATAAGGGTAAAAGCATTAAACCCGTAAGAGTCTCCCTGTTGCGCAGTGCCTGGAAGTTTAGCGATCTGGCTGACATTGATAAGCGGCACTCGGGGTACATATACAACGACCTCTTCGCGAAGGGACCCAAGGGAAGTAACATCGAACGTGCCTTCGGCAAAATTGGGACCTTCAAGCCCAAACAAGCAGCCAAACGCCATGAAGCCGCGGCTACCCTCTGGCAAATTGGGAGAGAAACCGCCCCCAAAGCCTTGGAACGACAAGAGAAAGAACTCAGTTAG
- a CDS encoding class I SAM-dependent methyltransferase, whose protein sequence is MTHPDSFNPVLFQRIVDCMNTAPQQRMTFAEFMELALYDPEQGYYATNQVQIGVAGDFFTSPHLCPDFGELLAEQFLDMWRVMGQPKSFTLVEMGAGQGLVAADVLKYLAIRKQSADSSAGYAAFWAALRYMIVEKAEGLIAAQQRLLQPFQFAPDKVQWLRFERLPEAGTVGCFFSNELVDALPVHQFVVQDGAVQEVFVTIDGDSQSFMEVLSTPSTDHLVEYLAGQGIDIGAGYEDGYRSEINLAALNWLETVSQKLERGYVLTIDYGYLAPQYYSPQRHQGTLQCFRRHGAHQDPYAYLGHQDITAHVNFTALEKQGLAQGLTSIGYIQQGLFLMALGLGDRLVANNNTCDITQLNEVIRRRETLQSLINPLGLGGFQVLIQGKGLNEKEQSQVLKGLQMP, encoded by the coding sequence TTGACCCATCCTGATTCATTTAACCCGGTTCTCTTTCAGCGAATTGTAGACTGCATGAATACTGCTCCTCAGCAGAGAATGACCTTTGCTGAGTTTATGGAACTGGCTTTGTATGACCCTGAGCAGGGGTACTATGCGACGAACCAAGTTCAAATCGGAGTGGCAGGGGATTTCTTTACGTCTCCTCATTTATGTCCTGATTTTGGTGAATTACTCGCTGAACAATTTCTGGATATGTGGAGGGTGATGGGGCAGCCGAAGTCATTTACATTGGTCGAGATGGGGGCTGGTCAAGGCTTAGTAGCGGCTGATGTCCTTAAATATTTGGCGATCCGAAAACAATCTGCTGATTCATCGGCTGGCTATGCAGCCTTTTGGGCCGCTTTGCGTTACATGATTGTAGAAAAAGCAGAGGGCTTAATAGCGGCTCAACAGCGATTGCTACAGCCGTTTCAGTTCGCACCTGACAAAGTGCAGTGGCTGAGGTTTGAACGGCTTCCCGAGGCGGGTACGGTGGGCTGCTTCTTCTCTAATGAGCTAGTCGATGCTCTACCGGTGCACCAATTTGTTGTGCAAGATGGTGCTGTGCAAGAAGTGTTTGTGACGATTGATGGTGATTCACAGTCTTTTATGGAGGTCTTATCAACCCCTTCAACAGATCATTTAGTAGAGTATTTAGCTGGGCAAGGCATCGATATTGGTGCGGGATATGAAGATGGATATCGGAGTGAGATTAATTTAGCGGCTCTGAATTGGCTGGAGACCGTCTCACAAAAACTGGAACGAGGGTATGTGCTGACGATTGATTATGGATATTTAGCACCGCAATATTACAGCCCCCAGCGGCACCAGGGCACTTTGCAATGCTTTCGTCGGCATGGTGCTCATCAAGATCCCTATGCCTATCTGGGACATCAAGATATTACGGCTCACGTTAACTTTACGGCTTTAGAAAAGCAGGGGTTGGCCCAAGGGTTAACTTCAATAGGCTATATCCAACAAGGGTTGTTTTTAATGGCGTTGGGCTTGGGCGATCGCTTAGTCGCCAATAACAACACCTGTGATATCACTCAGCTGAATGAGGTGATTCGTCGGCGTGAAACCCTGCAGTCTCTAATCAACCCTCTGGGACTGGGTGGTTTTCAAGTCCTGATTCAAGGGAAAGGGTTAAATGAGAAGGAACAAAGTCAGGTATTGAAGGGTTTACAAATGCCTTGA
- a CDS encoding tetratricopeptide repeat protein, translating into MKQLLAKTQQAKVWQQAIQLNPQDAEAHHQLGLVLVAENQVDKAISHYQKAIALKPPNISRIYQSWGKALVKQSKTDDAIATFRQGIIQDYPDAPKAMQEAEVHFRLGQSLDHEERLPEAIKAYRQAITAKPDRLIYEHLGNALAKHNQLDEAVSAFAQTRPKAYPGYPHRLLGDVLVRENHLDDALAAYHQWLDLDSKHPKQGVKDDYAHHALAVRLNSLNRIEPAQSAFRKALELTDPMGQPLIAQDLIHFLVGQNLSNEAQEVSQQYFRSDQPFQKANVQHLIEQSKDLVKANQLTQAEKNCRQAETILNKTQFLAHHLNKAEVNRKRADVWSCLGQVQARQGQLETALTSFRQEYQLNKYAYIDIAETLVKLQRPQEALDILRKESHQEVQAYNRLGNLLIANQQTEVAAQYCQKALAVDAQNLAAHRCWATAAGESKPVVVDTQLFQKRIKDISPKVIQKAYRANRLGNNTIGYTLHQDAIGVSHDEVTRTQTVMPHLAELNIYQTWGDVLAQQGKRQEAVAAYHQTLRLLPETAQTYTSLGKVLMQQQQYGGAISAYRRAIQLSPYAAQSYVNLSKALQAVDQTETANLALQQAVQLGWQETASDQ; encoded by the coding sequence GTGAAGCAACTATTAGCCAAAACTCAACAAGCCAAGGTGTGGCAACAGGCCATCCAACTGAATCCCCAAGATGCGGAAGCTCACCATCAGCTGGGACTCGTTTTAGTGGCCGAAAATCAGGTCGATAAAGCCATTAGTCACTATCAAAAAGCCATTGCCCTCAAGCCACCCAATATTTCGCGGATCTATCAAAGTTGGGGCAAAGCCTTAGTCAAACAGAGCAAGACTGACGATGCGATCGCAACCTTCCGCCAAGGCATCATTCAAGACTATCCTGATGCCCCCAAAGCAATGCAGGAAGCGGAAGTCCATTTTCGGTTAGGGCAATCTTTGGACCATGAAGAGCGTTTACCTGAAGCGATCAAAGCCTATCGCCAAGCTATTACAGCAAAACCAGATCGATTGATTTATGAACACCTAGGGAATGCATTAGCGAAACATAATCAGTTAGATGAGGCTGTGAGTGCTTTTGCCCAGACTCGGCCCAAAGCCTATCCAGGTTATCCTCACCGATTACTGGGAGATGTTCTAGTTCGTGAAAATCACTTAGATGATGCGTTAGCCGCCTATCATCAATGGCTTGATCTAGATAGTAAACACCCCAAACAAGGTGTTAAGGATGACTATGCCCATCATGCCTTAGCAGTCAGACTCAACTCCTTGAATCGTATCGAACCCGCACAGTCAGCATTTCGCAAGGCTCTTGAACTGACAGACCCTATGGGCCAACCACTAATTGCCCAAGACTTGATTCATTTTTTAGTGGGTCAAAACCTCTCGAACGAAGCCCAGGAAGTATCGCAGCAGTATTTTCGATCAGACCAACCATTCCAGAAGGCAAATGTCCAGCATTTGATCGAACAGTCAAAGGATTTAGTCAAGGCCAATCAATTGACTCAGGCTGAGAAAAATTGCCGTCAAGCTGAAACAATCCTGAACAAGACCCAATTCCTGGCCCATCATCTCAATAAGGCTGAGGTGAATCGGAAGCGGGCAGATGTATGGTCTTGCTTAGGCCAGGTTCAAGCCAGACAGGGCCAACTAGAAACAGCCTTAACCAGTTTTCGGCAAGAATATCAACTCAACAAATATGCCTACATTGACATTGCAGAAACACTAGTCAAACTGCAACGGCCCCAAGAAGCCTTGGACATTTTGCGGAAAGAGTCTCACCAAGAGGTCCAGGCTTATAACCGTTTGGGAAATCTACTGATCGCTAATCAGCAAACAGAGGTTGCCGCTCAGTACTGCCAAAAAGCTTTAGCCGTTGATGCTCAGAATCTTGCGGCTCATCGTTGCTGGGCGACAGCGGCTGGTGAGTCTAAACCAGTTGTGGTCGATACTCAACTATTTCAAAAGAGAATCAAAGACATCTCCCCCAAAGTCATCCAAAAGGCCTATCGAGCTAATCGTTTAGGAAATAATACTATCGGCTATACCCTTCATCAGGATGCCATCGGTGTCAGTCACGACGAGGTTACACGGACACAGACCGTTATGCCCCATCTCGCTGAACTAAATATCTATCAGACCTGGGGAGATGTCCTGGCTCAGCAAGGCAAAAGGCAGGAGGCAGTTGCCGCGTATCACCAAACATTACGGCTCTTGCCAGAAACTGCGCAAACCTATACCAGTCTAGGTAAAGTACTGATGCAACAGCAGCAATACGGGGGTGCGATCTCAGCCTATCGTCGCGCTATCCAGCTTTCTCCCTATGCAGCTCAATCCTATGTGAATCTCAGCAAAGCCTTACAAGCAGTGGACCAGACAGAAACAGCGAATCTAGCGTTACAGCAAGCTGTGCAATTAGGGTGGCAAGAAACTGCGTCAGATCAATAA